TGTGGTTGTAATTGGGAATTCTCTGAGATTGCGTGTGCGATCCTAGCTTTCAATAGGTGAAATCCCTGCAAATGCGGAAGTTTGACCCGGGTTGGTCTGACTTTCGACCTGGTCCCAATACCTTTCATATTCGCCCTCTTCCGCGTAAATGTGGAAGCGGGATTTTTTTTGTCTACTAAATCTAACTCAATAAAATCAATTAACTTTCAAAGTATCTTAAGATTATGATGCATCCTGGCACAGAACTAAAATTCATCAACAATGAAATTGGCTTTGGGGTATTCGCAAAAGAATTTATCCCGAAGGGTACGATAACCTGGTCGATAGATGCCCTCGACAGGGCCATCCCTCAAAAGGATGTCGAAAAACTGGACGAAATTTATTGGGCTCAAATAGACAAATATTGCTATAGAAACCGTAAAGGCGACTTTATCCTTTGCTGGGATTATGCTCGATTTGTCAACCACAGTTTTCGGCCCAATTGTTTTACAACCCCATATGAGTTTGAAGTTGCCATCAAAGATATTCTTCCGGGGGAAGAACTTACGGATGATTATGGATATTTGAACGTGACAGAGCCGTTTGTCCCTTTTGATGAAGGTACCGAAAGAAAAGTAGTGTACCCGGATGACCTCCTTCGCTATGGAAAAGAGTGGGATCAAATCCTACTTTCTGTATTTCCTGAGGTGCTTAAAGTCTCTCAACCTTTGCGCAGACTTATTAAAGATGGAGACTGGAAGAAATTGACAGATATTGTGGCTGGGACGAGAGAAATGGATTCTCTTACCAGCAACCATTTCAACGGTCAGCTGGTTCGGAAAGCATAACAATGAATAAGAGACATAAAACCGACAGGAGGCATCTTTCTTCTGTCGGTTTTTTTATGACTCCGGATAATTTTATAAAAATCCGGACTGATATTGCGTTATTAAATCGTCAACTTAACAAACACGAATAAAAATGAAAAGACTTCTGATTATTTCTACAGTATTACTGGGAATGTTTGCCCTGCAGGGTTGTAAGTCCAGTAAAACCGTTTCTTCTGTTGGAGAGGGGTTTCACTCCAAAGGGATGCGTATCGTTCAGGGCAAAACGGTAATTAACCTGGATGAGGAGTATAATGCAGTACCGCTGAAAAAAGCGCCATTTTCCATTCAGTTTCAGAATACCGAATACAATCCCAACCGCAATCTATACGGTGCTGCACAGATTGCTGCTTTTTCCCAACCCAAAAATATGTCTGAAGTAACATCAGGCGTAGGTACTTCAAAAATTTCTTTCTTCGAGCCCGGTACAGGTCTTGCCGGCCCCTACGAAGGTGGATACCTGTACGTCGATGAACCCAATTCCCATCACTTTATCTACTATTCGAGAGACGAGACAAGCCGTTGTGACCTGCTCTCAGAGGGACCTGATGATCTGCTGGATCTTTCGTATACAGTCAATTCCTTTAATTTTAACGGGAAAGAACTATCCGTAAAAAAATGGGCATCAGACAATATCTACCTGGTAATTTTTATTGACAGAAATGCCAACAACCTCGTGGATAAAGGAGAGTTTGCTCGCGTAGCCATTCGTTTCCAATAATTTTATTTCCTCCGGTTACACAGTATTTGGGGCGGTTGGACGTACCATTTCTACAATTTCTAACATACCCTATATACTTGGTAGAGTTATTGTGTATTTTGGACTATGATTTCGAAGAAGTCCAAATATGCACTGAACGCGCTTCTGTACCTGACCCGGGAGTTTGGGAAAGGACCTATTTTGATAAGCCAGATCGCTGAATCCGAAAATATCCCGCCCAAATTTCTTGAGACGATCCTTCTTGAGATGAAAAGGGCGGGAATTCTTAGTAGTAAAAAGGGTACAGGTGGGGGATACTATCTGCGAAAAGACCCTTCAGAGATCAATATCGCAGATATTATGCGGATTTTTGATGGGCCGATTGCGTTGCTTCCGTGTGTTACTTATCGGTTTTATGAGCGGTGCGAAGAGTGTAAAGATGAAGATGTCTGCTCCATTCGAAAGGCGTTTCAGGAGGTGAGGGAGACGACAGTTCGCATCTTAAAGAGCCATAGCCTGCGCGAATTAGCGGATCAGGAAGATCAGCTTCGGGATAATAAATAATTAGTAATTAATATTCTACTGATTCTATAGGAATTATTGAATTTGAAATGGACGGTATCATTGTTGGCGTTATTATTCTTGCTTCTCTGGCTCTTTTCATCTCCGAAAAGTTGCGGGTAGATATTGTCGCGTTGATGATAATGGCTGCATTAGTATTGACGAGAATATTAACTCCGCAGGAGGCAGTTAATGGTTTCAGTAATGCGGCCACCCTGACCGTATTGTTCATGTTTATTTTAAGTGCAGCATTGATGCGAACAGGTGCACTGAAGCCGGTAGGGGTATTTTTTGCAAATATTTTCAAAAAGAGTTTTTCCCTCGGCTTGATTGTCATGATGTGTATTATTGCGTTTATCTCTGCATTTATCAATAATACACCAGTTGTAGCGGCCTTTATTCCCGTAATTCTTCAGACTTCCAAAGAGGTTGGCAAGCCTGCCAGTAAATTTCTGATTCCGCTTTCATTTGCATCTATTTTGGGTGGAATGACAACGTTGATCGGTACTTCTACCAATATTTTGGTTGACGGTATTGCGCGGAAGGCAGGATTACCCGGTTTCGGAATGTTTACGCTGGCTCCTATAGGAGGAATTTTCCTGGTTACGGGTATTCTGTATATGACGGTGATTGGCCGCAAACTCCTTCCCTGGCGGAGTTTGAAAGACAATGGCAATCTTCCTTTAAGAAGCTATATTACCGAGATTCAATTGTTTAAAGAAGCCCGGTCTGCCAATAAGCCTATCCATCATTCGCCATTGGTCACGGAATATGGTATGGATATTCTTCAGGTAATCAGAGAAACCGAATCTTTTACACTTCCGACCGGTGATTTTATCCTGAAAGAAGGTGATATTCTCAAAGTCAGAT
The Bacteroidia bacterium DNA segment above includes these coding regions:
- a CDS encoding Rrf2 family transcriptional regulator — protein: MISKKSKYALNALLYLTREFGKGPILISQIAESENIPPKFLETILLEMKRAGILSSKKGTGGGYYLRKDPSEINIADIMRIFDGPIALLPCVTYRFYERCEECKDEDVCSIRKAFQEVRETTVRILKSHSLRELADQEDQLRDNK
- a CDS encoding SET domain-containing protein-lysine N-methyltransferase yields the protein MMHPGTELKFINNEIGFGVFAKEFIPKGTITWSIDALDRAIPQKDVEKLDEIYWAQIDKYCYRNRKGDFILCWDYARFVNHSFRPNCFTTPYEFEVAIKDILPGEELTDDYGYLNVTEPFVPFDEGTERKVVYPDDLLRYGKEWDQILLSVFPEVLKVSQPLRRLIKDGDWKKLTDIVAGTREMDSLTSNHFNGQLVRKA